A stretch of Candidatus Zymogenus saltonus DNA encodes these proteins:
- the rsmB gene encoding 16S rRNA (cytosine(967)-C(5))-methyltransferase RsmB, producing the protein MTGPRDVAVSAVNAVLQKGVYSDTVLDILLSRDETAAKSLSQKDRALSTELTYGVLRNLKRIDFILSRFSKRPLESLDDKVLNILRVALYQIVFLEKIPPYAAVNEAVELAAIYGKRSAGSFINGVLRSALRSMDGIEYPDEQGDPAGFLSVYYSLPEWLSRFFIDNFGYETAKAIAGTYSTRPPVAIRTNVMRLTRGELLEVLIDRGFDAASTRYSPHGIIVNGGGALFRDELYLDGSFTLQDEASQLVPIIVDPKPEMRILDLCSAPGIKGTFISELMEDGGFVLSIDINEGRAGSIAENAKRLGIGSLKTVVADSNSLPLRESELFDLVLVDPPCSGLGTLRRNPEIKWRLKEKEIETLIENQRSILKAAAGRVKRGGALVYCVCTINPAEGIGVVEDFLKEHGDFSFEDVSDYLGEGTDRLVSKECLFTPPQVFDDGVSGNIKAPGDSDCPDGFFAARLKRLG; encoded by the coding sequence ATGACGGGACCGAGGGACGTGGCCGTTTCGGCCGTAAATGCGGTTTTGCAAAAAGGGGTGTATTCGGACACCGTCCTGGATATCCTCCTCTCCAGGGACGAGACCGCCGCGAAAAGCCTGTCCCAGAAAGACAGGGCCCTCTCCACGGAGCTTACCTACGGGGTCTTGAGGAACCTGAAGAGGATCGACTTCATCCTGTCCCGGTTCTCGAAGAGGCCGCTTGAGTCGCTCGACGACAAGGTCTTGAACATCCTTCGAGTCGCCCTCTACCAGATAGTCTTTCTCGAAAAGATCCCCCCCTACGCCGCCGTAAACGAGGCGGTGGAGCTCGCGGCAATCTACGGGAAGAGGAGCGCCGGCTCCTTCATAAACGGCGTTTTGCGCTCCGCCCTGAGGTCGATGGATGGGATTGAGTACCCGGACGAGCAAGGAGACCCGGCGGGCTTTCTCTCGGTCTACTATTCCCTTCCCGAGTGGCTCTCACGATTTTTTATAGACAACTTTGGATACGAGACCGCGAAGGCGATTGCCGGGACCTACTCCACGAGGCCTCCGGTCGCGATACGGACAAATGTCATGAGGCTGACGAGGGGGGAGCTGCTGGAGGTGTTAATCGATAGGGGATTTGACGCGGCGTCGACGAGATATTCCCCCCACGGGATAATCGTGAACGGGGGGGGCGCCCTCTTCAGGGATGAGCTCTATCTCGACGGGAGCTTTACCCTTCAGGACGAGGCGTCCCAGCTTGTCCCCATCATCGTCGACCCGAAGCCGGAAATGAGGATTCTTGACCTCTGCTCTGCCCCGGGGATAAAGGGGACTTTCATATCGGAGCTGATGGAGGACGGAGGCTTTGTCCTCTCGATAGATATAAACGAGGGGAGGGCGGGGTCAATCGCCGAAAACGCAAAGAGGCTCGGGATAGGCTCTTTAAAGACTGTTGTAGCAGATTCCAACTCTCTGCCTCTAAGGGAATCGGAACTGTTCGACCTGGTGCTCGTAGACCCTCCGTGCAGCGGGCTGGGGACGCTGCGAAGAAACCCGGAGATCAAGTGGAGATTAAAGGAAAAGGAGATCGAGACCTTAATCGAGAATCAGAGGAGTATCCTTAAGGCGGCCGCCGGTCGCGTGAAGAGGGGGGGGGCGCTGGTATACTGCGTCTGCACGATAAATCCGGCGGAGGGGATCGGGGTCGTCGAAGACTTTTTGAAAGAGCACGGCGATTTCTCCTTCGAGGACGTCTCCGACTATCTTGGAGAGGGAACCGACAGGCTCGTATCGAAGGAGTGCCTCTTTACACCGCCTCAAGTCTTCGATGACGGGGTGAGTGGCAATATCAAAGCACCGGGCGATTCCGACTGCCCGGACGGGTTCTTCGCCGCAAGGTTGAAGCGGCTCGGGTGA
- the radC gene encoding DNA repair protein RadC, which produces MTDPKTGEKDYLGHRKRLRDRFLKAGPESLSDYEIIELLLTFAIPRRDTKPIAKKLIKEFKTIQGVFEASREDLMSVSGVGENAAFLIKFILEASSYYLRDKITKKEYLHSAKDVLRYLQVSMKGLKHEIFKVIFLNSRNEIIHTETLHEGTLNQSIVYPRKIIEKAIRYNASGLIFVHNHPSGHPKPSSQDKEITRNLVFAARMMDMDVYDHIIIGENDYYSFAENGDIKHFKEKYLILKGG; this is translated from the coding sequence ATGACTGATCCGAAAACAGGCGAAAAGGATTACCTGGGGCACAGGAAGAGGCTGCGCGATAGGTTCCTGAAGGCGGGCCCGGAAAGCCTCTCCGACTACGAGATCATAGAGCTACTGTTGACCTTCGCCATCCCCCGGAGGGATACCAAGCCGATAGCGAAGAAGCTGATAAAGGAGTTCAAGACGATCCAGGGGGTCTTCGAGGCCTCGCGGGAGGACTTGATGTCCGTCTCCGGGGTGGGAGAGAACGCGGCCTTCCTGATCAAGTTCATCCTCGAGGCCTCTTCGTACTACCTGAGGGATAAGATAACGAAGAAGGAATATCTCCACTCGGCGAAGGATGTGCTCAGGTACCTTCAGGTCTCCATGAAGGGATTGAAGCACGAGATATTCAAGGTCATATTCCTGAATTCGAGAAACGAGATCATCCACACCGAGACACTCCACGAGGGTACGCTGAACCAGTCTATAGTCTACCCGAGGAAGATAATAGAAAAGGCAATCAGGTACAACGCCTCCGGACTGATCTTCGTACACAACCACCCGAGCGGACACCCGAAGCCCTCGTCCCAGGACAAGGAGATAACGAGAAACCTCGTCTTTGCGGCCAGGATGATGGACATGGACGTATACGACCACATAATCATCGGGGAGAACGACTACTACAGCTTCGCCGAGAACGGGGACATAAAGCACTTCAAGGAGAAGTACCTCATCTTAAAGGGGGGGTAG